One window of Mediterraneibacter gnavus ATCC 29149 genomic DNA carries:
- a CDS encoding recombinase family protein translates to MKNKKIKCDIYTRVSTTMQVDGYSLDAQKEKLKRYAEFQNMEIVNEYSDEGKSGKSVEGRPEFQRMLDNIENGTDEVQFVLVFKLSRFGRNAADVLNSLQRMQDFGVNLICVEDGIDSSKDSGKLMISVLSAVAEIERENILVQTIEGRKQKAREGKWNGGFAPYGYELVNGELQIAEDEAEIIRLIYDKFIHTNMGISAIAAWLNQHGYKKKKRQNNTLDAFAASFIKGVLDNPVYCGKLAYGRRKNEKVSGTRNEYRIVKQENYMLHDGIHEGIVSETDWELAHQKREKTGVKYEKTHSLDHEHILSGILRCPLCGSGMYGNVNRKKKKDGTLYKDYFYYACKHRRLVDGHKCGYRKQWSEEKINNAVEEVIRKLVKNPKFEEAILNKIGSRIDTEEIEKEIERLEKQHRQLTGAKGRLGQQMDSLDIMDKFYEKKYQDMETRLYRLYDEIEGVENSIEEVKNRLLNIRQQKISEENVYQFLLYFDKLYDKFTDLEKKEFLNSFVEQVDIYEQEQPDGRFLKHIKFRFPVYFGDRETQELCWDNESIVETVCCLQKREII, encoded by the coding sequence ATGAAGAATAAAAAGATTAAATGCGATATATATACCAGAGTATCCACAACCATGCAGGTAGATGGCTACAGTCTGGATGCTCAGAAAGAAAAACTCAAGAGATATGCGGAATTTCAGAATATGGAAATTGTAAATGAGTATTCAGACGAAGGTAAGTCTGGAAAGAGCGTAGAGGGCAGACCGGAATTTCAGAGAATGTTGGATAATATTGAGAATGGAACAGATGAAGTTCAGTTTGTACTGGTGTTCAAGCTTTCCAGATTTGGTCGTAATGCGGCAGATGTTTTAAATTCTCTGCAAAGAATGCAGGACTTTGGAGTAAATCTGATCTGTGTTGAAGATGGAATTGACAGCTCAAAAGATAGTGGAAAGCTGATGATTTCTGTTCTGTCTGCGGTAGCAGAGATCGAACGGGAGAATATTCTTGTTCAGACAATAGAAGGACGTAAGCAGAAAGCTAGGGAAGGAAAATGGAACGGTGGGTTTGCTCCATATGGCTATGAATTAGTAAATGGAGAATTGCAGATCGCAGAGGACGAAGCAGAGATTATTCGTCTGATCTATGATAAATTTATTCATACCAATATGGGAATCTCTGCGATTGCTGCATGGCTGAACCAGCATGGATATAAAAAGAAAAAACGACAGAATAACACACTGGACGCATTTGCCGCTTCATTTATAAAAGGCGTTCTGGATAATCCGGTATACTGTGGAAAGCTGGCTTATGGACGAAGGAAAAACGAGAAAGTTTCTGGTACAAGAAATGAATACCGCATTGTAAAGCAGGAAAATTATATGCTGCACGATGGTATCCATGAAGGGATTGTTTCAGAAACAGACTGGGAGCTGGCACATCAAAAACGGGAAAAAACAGGTGTGAAATATGAAAAGACACATAGTCTCGATCATGAGCATATTTTATCCGGAATATTGAGATGCCCGTTATGTGGAAGCGGTATGTATGGGAACGTGAACCGAAAGAAAAAGAAAGACGGAACCTTATATAAGGATTATTTCTATTATGCCTGCAAACATCGTCGCCTGGTAGATGGTCATAAATGTGGATATCGTAAACAATGGAGTGAGGAGAAGATTAACAATGCAGTGGAAGAAGTTATTCGGAAGCTGGTGAAGAATCCGAAATTTGAAGAAGCAATTCTGAATAAAATCGGTTCAAGAATAGATACAGAAGAAATAGAAAAAGAGATTGAAAGACTGGAAAAACAGCATAGGCAGTTGACTGGAGCAAAAGGAAGACTTGGACAGCAGATGGACAGTCTGGATATCATGGATAAATTTTATGAGAAGAAATATCAGGATATGGAGACAAGGTTATACCGTTTGTATGATGAGATTGAAGGCGTGGAGAACAGTATAGAAGAAGTCAAGAATCGCCTGCTGAATATCCGGCAACAGAAAATATCAGAAGAAAACGTCTATCAATTTCTTTTATATTTTGATAAACTATATGATAAGTTCACCGACCTGGAGAAGAAAGAATTTCTTAACAGCTTTGTGGAACAGGTGGACATTTATGAGCAGGAGCAGCCAGATGGCAGATTCCTGAAGCACATAAAGTTCCGTTTTCCGGTGTATTTTGGAGACAGGGAAACACAGGAACTTTGTTGGGACAACGAAAGTATCGTTGAGACGGTGTGTTGTCTACAGAAAAGAGAGATTATATGA
- a CDS encoding CRISPR-associated helicase/endonuclease Cas3, whose amino-acid sequence MEYIAHIDEKDKKRIQTVKNHLEGTAKLSGEFAGKFGKEDWGYCNGMLHDIGKYSVDFLKRITGESNQRVDHSTAGARVCVEKGGKYRFLEYCIGGHHTGLPDYGSNYDNAGDPTLMGRRKKKISDYQVYQTEIDIPEIVTDPFDFKKTVNLDFSMSVFIRMLYSCLVDADFLDTEAFMSRGKKVRNSGEPVGVLLEKLEKHVSEWLKNQDMDTVNGRRTEILKHCLEEGRSERGLFRLTVPTGGGKTIASLAFALRHAVENQMDRVIYVIPYTSIIEQNAKVFREILGDENVLENHCNIAYEVDSQRAEELQPMQLAAENWDKPVVVTTNVQFFESLFANKPSKCRKLHNIANSVIIFDEAQMLPNDYLKPCIAMIEELLNNYKTSVVLCTATQPALKSFFQSEVLATELCPRMDEQFHFFKRTLFENIGTVTEDCLMNKLTEEYQALCIVNTKKRAQNIYKELKEDGVYHLSTSMYPKHRKRVLNEIRERLGENKKCILISTSLVEAGVDLDFQSVYRELAGVDSMIQAAGRCNREGQRKVEESKVLIFRFEEKENILGQRQQIDVTKSLIADGRNLSDRETITRYFEMLYHIKGESLDKKKIMDEFTNKKIKYRFAQVGKDFRLIEQNTKTVFINCEEEADKILRELKVKGFTRSGMRNATQYCVTVYDQTFDKMYGAGMLKPIAENMEDFYELTDESRYTEEMGLELEIDNGMVLFF is encoded by the coding sequence ATGGAATATATAGCACATATCGATGAAAAAGATAAAAAAAGGATACAGACAGTAAAAAATCATTTGGAAGGAACGGCAAAACTTTCAGGAGAATTTGCGGGAAAATTTGGGAAAGAAGACTGGGGTTACTGTAATGGGATGCTACATGATATTGGAAAGTATTCTGTGGATTTCCTGAAAAGGATCACAGGGGAAAGTAATCAGAGGGTGGATCACTCTACGGCAGGAGCGAGGGTCTGCGTGGAGAAAGGTGGAAAGTACCGTTTTTTAGAATATTGCATCGGTGGGCATCATACCGGGCTTCCGGATTATGGCAGTAATTATGACAATGCAGGTGATCCTACGCTAATGGGGAGAAGAAAGAAAAAAATCAGTGATTATCAGGTATATCAGACAGAAATTGATATTCCGGAAATCGTAACGGATCCATTTGATTTCAAGAAGACAGTGAATCTAGATTTTTCCATGAGTGTTTTTATAAGAATGTTGTATTCTTGTCTGGTCGATGCTGATTTCCTAGATACAGAGGCATTTATGAGTCGTGGGAAAAAGGTAAGAAATTCTGGGGAACCGGTGGGAGTTCTTCTTGAAAAATTGGAAAAGCATGTTTCAGAATGGCTGAAAAATCAGGACATGGATACAGTAAATGGAAGGAGAACAGAAATTTTAAAGCATTGTTTAGAAGAAGGAAGATCTGAGAGAGGACTATTTCGTCTGACAGTTCCGACTGGCGGTGGAAAGACAATAGCTTCTTTGGCGTTTGCATTACGTCATGCAGTCGAAAATCAAATGGATCGGGTAATTTATGTCATTCCATATACAAGTATTATTGAACAGAATGCGAAGGTGTTCAGAGAGATTTTAGGAGACGAAAATGTGCTGGAAAATCATTGTAATATTGCTTATGAAGTGGATTCTCAAAGAGCGGAAGAACTTCAGCCAATGCAGCTTGCAGCTGAGAACTGGGATAAACCGGTTGTTGTTACAACAAACGTACAGTTTTTTGAATCCTTATTTGCAAATAAGCCTTCCAAATGCAGAAAATTACATAATATTGCAAATAGTGTGATTATTTTTGATGAAGCGCAGATGTTGCCAAACGATTATCTGAAACCGTGCATTGCAATGATAGAAGAACTTCTCAATAATTATAAGACGAGTGTTGTTTTGTGTACAGCAACTCAGCCGGCTTTAAAATCATTTTTCCAGAGTGAAGTCTTAGCAACAGAGCTGTGTCCTAGAATGGATGAACAATTTCATTTTTTTAAGAGAACATTGTTTGAAAATATCGGAACAGTGACGGAAGATTGTCTGATGAACAAGCTAACGGAGGAATATCAGGCACTTTGTATTGTCAACACGAAAAAGAGAGCACAAAATATTTACAAAGAGTTAAAAGAAGACGGTGTATACCATTTATCCACAAGTATGTATCCGAAGCATAGAAAACGGGTTTTAAATGAGATAAGAGAAAGGCTCGGGGAAAATAAAAAATGTATTCTCATTTCCACCAGCCTTGTAGAGGCAGGCGTAGATCTTGATTTTCAGTCAGTTTACCGAGAACTGGCAGGAGTGGATTCCATGATACAAGCGGCAGGACGATGCAACAGAGAAGGGCAGCGTAAGGTGGAAGAGAGTAAAGTGTTGATTTTTAGATTTGAAGAAAAAGAGAACATTTTAGGACAGCGTCAGCAGATCGATGTAACAAAAAGTCTGATAGCAGATGGAAGGAATCTCTCAGATAGAGAGACTATTACAAGATATTTTGAAATGCTGTATCATATCAAGGGAGAAAGTCTGGATAAGAAAAAAATCATGGACGAGTTTACAAATAAGAAAATAAAATATCGGTTTGCGCAAGTAGGAAAAGACTTCCGATTGATTGAACAAAATACAAAAACAGTTTTTATAAATTGTGAAGAGGAAGCAGATAAGATTCTCCGAGAATTAAAAGTGAAAGGATTTACCAGATCTGGGATGCGAAATGCAACTCAATATTGCGTTACAGTGTATGATCAGACATTTGACAAGATGTATGGCGCCGGCATGCTGAAACCAATAGCGGAAAATATGGAAGATTTTTATGAATTGACAGATGAGAGCAGATATACAGAAGAGATGGGGCTGGAATTAGAAATTGATAATGGGATGGTATTGTTTTTTTAA
- the cas5c gene encoding type I-C CRISPR-associated protein Cas5c: protein MGMGVKVKVWGDYALFSRPELKVERYSYDVMTPSAARGILEAIYWHPGMRWIIDKIYVKNPIHFTSVRRNEVKSKVLASNVLSAYNGGKKPLYISSKEEIVQRASMILTNVEYVIEAHFEMTEKANETDNPGKFKDIMMRRLRRGECYHMPYFGCREFPANFALCEEEEIKTAFDDVPEKDFGLMLFDMDYSDKENISPMFFRAVMKRGVIDLQNCEVIR from the coding sequence ATGGGAATGGGAGTAAAGGTAAAAGTCTGGGGAGATTATGCATTATTTTCACGTCCTGAGTTAAAAGTAGAACGATACTCTTATGACGTAATGACACCTTCGGCGGCGAGAGGAATTTTGGAAGCTATTTACTGGCATCCGGGGATGCGGTGGATCATTGATAAGATATATGTAAAAAATCCGATTCATTTTACAAGTGTACGAAGAAATGAAGTGAAGAGTAAGGTTTTAGCCAGTAATGTACTGTCAGCGTATAATGGGGGCAAGAAACCTCTTTATATAAGCAGTAAAGAAGAAATCGTTCAGAGAGCTTCTATGATTTTGACGAATGTGGAGTATGTAATCGAAGCACACTTTGAGATGACAGAGAAGGCAAATGAAACAGATAATCCAGGGAAATTTAAGGATATTATGATGAGACGTCTGAGAAGAGGAGAGTGTTATCATATGCCATATTTTGGATGCAGAGAGTTTCCGGCAAACTTTGCATTATGTGAGGAAGAGGAAATTAAGACCGCTTTTGACGATGTGCCTGAAAAAGATTTCGGATTGATGTTGTTTGATATGGATTATAGCGATAAAGAAAATATCAGTCCAATGTTTTTTAGGGCGGTTATGAAGCGTGGAGTCATAGATTTGCAGAATTGCGAGGTGATACGATGA
- the cas2 gene encoding CRISPR-associated endonuclease Cas2 encodes MLVLITYDVNTETAAGKRRLRQVAKQCVNYGRRVQNSVFECILDNAQCVMLKAKLTDIIDEEVDSLRFYYLGNQYKTKVEHVGVDRGISADGILIM; translated from the coding sequence ATGTTAGTGTTGATTACATATGATGTGAACACAGAAACAGCGGCTGGAAAGAGGAGATTGCGCCAAGTGGCAAAACAGTGTGTAAATTATGGGAGAAGAGTGCAAAATTCTGTATTCGAATGTATCTTAGATAATGCACAGTGTGTTATGCTTAAGGCAAAACTGACAGATATCATCGATGAAGAAGTTGATAGTTTGAGATTTTATTACTTGGGAAATCAATATAAAACAAAAGTCGAACATGTTGGTGTAGACAGAGGAATTTCGGCGGATGGAATTCTTATTATGTAA
- a CDS encoding DUF3990 domain-containing protein produces MILYHGSNAIVEYPEIRKAKYNKDFYFGFYCTRYQEQAERWATRYGKKGYVNQYEYEPNEKLNYLLFEEMTEEWLDFIVACRQGKSHKYDIVEGPMADDTIYNYIQNFIDGKISRAAFWELVKFKYPTHQISFHTISALDTLKFVGCEVSYGKKK; encoded by the coding sequence ATGATTTTATATCATGGAAGTAATGCGATAGTGGAATATCCTGAGATTAGAAAAGCGAAATATAACAAAGATTTTTATTTTGGATTTTATTGCACACGATATCAGGAACAAGCAGAACGATGGGCTACGAGATATGGAAAAAAGGGATATGTTAATCAATACGAATATGAGCCAAATGAAAAATTGAATTACCTTTTATTTGAAGAAATGACAGAAGAATGGTTGGATTTTATTGTGGCGTGTCGTCAGGGGAAATCACACAAATATGATATTGTGGAAGGACCAATGGCAGATGATACGATTTATAATTATATACAGAATTTTATTGATGGGAAAATATCAAGGGCTGCATTTTGGGAGTTGGTAAAATTCAAGTATCCGACTCATCAGATTAGCTTTCATACGATTTCTGCTTTGGATACACTGAAATTTGTAGGATGTGAGGTGTCATATGGCAAGAAAAAATAA
- the cas1c gene encoding type I-C CRISPR-associated endonuclease Cas1c produces MRKLLNTLYVTSENSYLALDGENIVILEDSTEIGRLPLHNLEGIVSFGYKGTSPALMGACADRNISLCYMTPQGKFLARVTGKVKGNVILREQQYASTKSEEQSLEIAKNCILGKVHNARWVLERAVRDHSFQIDVERVKAASEYLKNSLGYIQNSQSKDQLRGYEGEAASIYFGVFEQLILQQKKDFKFQGRNKRPPKDNVNALLSFVYTLLTNQIISALESVGLDPYVGYLHTERPGRASLALDLIEELRAVLADRFVLSLINKRIISGKNFVTKENGAVLMDDDLRKKLLTEWQNKKKETLTHPYLKEKIEWGMVPYVQAMLLARYLRGDLDGYPVFLWK; encoded by the coding sequence ATGAGAAAGTTATTGAATACATTATATGTGACCTCTGAGAACAGTTATTTGGCATTAGATGGAGAAAATATTGTAATTCTTGAAGATTCGACTGAAATAGGACGCTTGCCTTTGCATAATTTAGAAGGAATAGTTTCTTTTGGATATAAAGGAACAAGTCCTGCACTTATGGGAGCATGTGCGGATCGGAATATTTCTTTGTGTTATATGACACCTCAGGGGAAATTTTTGGCCAGAGTAACGGGAAAGGTAAAAGGAAATGTTATATTGAGAGAACAGCAGTATGCCAGTACAAAAAGTGAAGAACAAAGTCTTGAGATAGCAAAGAATTGCATTTTAGGGAAGGTGCATAATGCAAGATGGGTGTTGGAACGTGCTGTTCGGGATCATAGTTTTCAAATAGATGTAGAACGAGTAAAGGCGGCATCTGAGTATTTGAAAAATTCTTTGGGATATATTCAAAATAGCCAATCAAAAGATCAGTTAAGAGGATATGAAGGCGAAGCAGCGAGTATTTATTTTGGAGTGTTTGAACAATTGATATTACAGCAGAAAAAGGATTTTAAATTTCAAGGTAGAAATAAAAGACCTCCAAAGGACAATGTAAATGCGTTACTGTCTTTTGTGTATACGTTGCTTACAAATCAGATTATATCGGCGCTGGAAAGCGTTGGTTTGGATCCGTATGTTGGATATCTTCATACAGAGCGTCCAGGTAGAGCATCATTGGCATTAGATTTAATCGAAGAATTAAGAGCAGTGCTGGCAGATAGATTTGTTCTATCACTGATTAATAAGAGGATAATTTCAGGTAAAAATTTTGTGACAAAAGAAAATGGAGCTGTATTGATGGATGATGATCTAAGAAAAAAATTGTTGACAGAATGGCAGAATAAAAAGAAAGAAACACTGACCCATCCGTATCTTAAAGAAAAGATAGAATGGGGAATGGTTCCTTATGTACAGGCCATGCTCTTGGCAAGATATTTGAGAGGGGATTTAGATGGTTATCCGGTATTTCTCTGGAAATGA
- the cas7c gene encoding type I-C CRISPR-associated protein Cas7/Csd2, with protein sequence MSEVIKNRYEFVVLFDVENGNPNGDPDAGNMPRIDPESGLGLVTDVCLKRKIRNYIETVKEDAEGYKIYIKDDVPLNRSDREACASVGVEETDEKKVTESLKKLKKNDENVDVKIRDYMCQNFFDIRTFGAVMTTFVKAALNCGQVRGPVQLGFARSIDPIVSQEVTITRVAITTEKDAANKSTEMGRKSVVPYGLYRVEGYVSANLARKVTGFSEEDLELLWEAIINMFEHDHSAARGNMAVRELIVFKHSKELGDCPAYKLFDSVEVRKKEEVEYPRSYRDYIVEVHEENIPDSVEMKRMI encoded by the coding sequence ATGAGTGAAGTGATTAAAAACAGGTATGAATTTGTAGTTTTATTTGATGTGGAAAATGGAAATCCGAACGGGGATCCGGACGCGGGGAATATGCCGAGGATTGATCCGGAAAGTGGACTTGGGTTAGTCACAGATGTCTGTTTGAAAAGAAAAATCCGGAATTATATTGAGACGGTCAAAGAAGATGCAGAAGGCTATAAGATTTATATAAAAGATGATGTTCCTCTAAATAGAAGTGACCGTGAGGCATGTGCAAGTGTTGGAGTGGAGGAAACAGACGAGAAAAAGGTAACAGAATCTTTGAAAAAATTAAAGAAAAATGATGAGAATGTCGATGTCAAAATCCGGGATTATATGTGCCAGAACTTTTTTGATATTCGAACATTTGGTGCTGTGATGACAACGTTTGTAAAAGCTGCTTTAAATTGTGGACAGGTAAGAGGACCGGTACAGCTTGGATTTGCAAGAAGCATTGATCCAATTGTTTCGCAGGAAGTTACAATCACGAGGGTGGCGATTACTACAGAAAAAGATGCTGCGAACAAAAGTACGGAAATGGGAAGAAAGAGTGTAGTACCTTATGGACTGTATCGTGTAGAAGGGTATGTATCTGCGAACCTGGCTCGGAAAGTGACAGGATTTTCAGAGGAAGATCTTGAATTGTTGTGGGAAGCAATTATCAATATGTTTGAACATGATCATTCTGCCGCAAGAGGAAATATGGCAGTCCGGGAACTGATCGTATTTAAACACAGCAAAGAATTAGGAGATTGTCCGGCTTATAAATTATTTGATTCTGTGGAGGTGCGAAAAAAAGAGGAAGTAGAATATCCTAGAAGTTATAGAGATTATATTGTTGAGGTTCATGAGGAAAATATACCGGATTCAGTAGAAATGAAAAGGATGATTTGA
- the cas4 gene encoding CRISPR-associated protein Cas4, translating to MEYAEDDYLMLSGIQHFKFCRRQWALIHIEQQWAENVHTVVGELMHKRAHDPYLVEKRKDLLVARSLPIASRLLGVSGECDVVEFHRCEDGVKLHGHRGLFSVYPIEYKKGKPKVTEEDRLQLAAQVLCLEEMFSTEIPEGALFYGETRRREVITITEELRQEVIDMFQEMHQYFDRKYTPKMKYSKSCNACSLRDICLPRLGKSGSVRAYITQMLKEEE from the coding sequence ATGGAATATGCAGAAGATGATTATTTGATGTTATCAGGTATTCAACATTTTAAATTTTGCAGAAGACAATGGGCGTTGATTCATATTGAACAGCAATGGGCAGAAAATGTGCATACAGTTGTCGGGGAATTGATGCATAAAAGAGCACATGATCCGTATCTCGTGGAAAAGAGAAAAGATCTGCTTGTGGCAAGATCGCTTCCGATTGCTTCAAGATTGCTGGGAGTCAGTGGGGAATGTGATGTTGTTGAGTTTCACAGATGTGAAGATGGAGTAAAATTACACGGTCACAGAGGATTGTTTTCTGTTTATCCGATTGAGTATAAAAAGGGAAAGCCAAAAGTTACTGAGGAAGACAGACTTCAGCTTGCAGCGCAAGTATTGTGCTTGGAGGAAATGTTTTCTACAGAAATTCCAGAGGGAGCATTGTTTTATGGGGAAACAAGGAGGCGCGAGGTAATAACGATTACAGAGGAGTTGCGACAAGAAGTCATCGATATGTTTCAAGAAATGCATCAATATTTTGATAGGAAATATACACCGAAGATGAAATATAGTAAATCGTGTAATGCATGTTCTCTCAGAGATATTTGTTTACCTAGACTTGGAAAGTCGGGGTCTGTGAGGGCATATATTACTCAGATGCTGAAGGAGGAAGAGTAA
- the cas8c gene encoding type I-C CRISPR-associated protein Cas8c/Csd1 yields MILQALAKYYENLAEEGKVPKPGWCSAKVSYQINLSEEGDVKGISCLKTEEERGKKTVQVPQVFLVPEMVTRSSGVSANFLCDNAKYLLGISQETDEKSKKRAKECFDAARERHLSILAPGKSTMAKAVYLFFEKWNPEEAMEHPEIRDNWEEITDGSNLIFGMDMDYAQDDTEVKVAWDSHNSGESKDVQGICLVTGERAEIARIHRGIKGVPGAQSSGAALVSFNAPAFESYGKEQSYNAPVGTYGEFAYTTALNYLLSNRTYSLQIGDTMVVFWAESAETDYQAVFMGCMDSPTDNQEELKSLFERIRLGQPVIYQGNELDPEQRFYVLGLAPNAARLSVRFFYENSFGNILKNIFAHYKRMELIRPKWEQKEYLSVREMLFETVNKKSTDKKPVSNMAAMTFRAILSGSRYPERLYSDTLIRIRAEQDEGKLNWRRIAIIKAYLMRNRNWEKGEDYMGLNEESNDIAYVLGRLFFVLEAIQIEANPDIQATIRDRYYNSACGTPASVFPILIKLKNSHLKKIGREKDGAKKYYEKLLAELMWKIDCQKGFPKRLSLEEQGMFAIGYYHQKQKKYEKREEK; encoded by the coding sequence ATGATTTTGCAGGCGCTTGCGAAATATTATGAAAACCTGGCAGAGGAGGGAAAGGTACCTAAGCCTGGATGGTGCAGTGCAAAAGTATCTTATCAAATCAATCTGTCTGAAGAGGGAGATGTAAAGGGAATCAGCTGTTTGAAGACAGAGGAAGAGCGGGGAAAGAAAACGGTTCAGGTTCCTCAAGTGTTTTTAGTACCTGAGATGGTTACAAGATCTTCGGGTGTATCTGCTAATTTTTTGTGTGACAATGCGAAATATTTACTTGGGATCAGCCAGGAAACAGATGAAAAAAGCAAAAAGAGAGCAAAAGAGTGCTTTGATGCTGCAAGGGAAAGACATCTATCTATATTGGCTCCGGGAAAAAGTACGATGGCCAAGGCAGTATACTTATTTTTTGAAAAGTGGAATCCTGAAGAAGCAATGGAACATCCGGAAATCAGAGATAATTGGGAAGAAATTACAGATGGAAGCAATTTGATTTTTGGAATGGACATGGATTACGCTCAGGATGATACAGAGGTCAAGGTGGCTTGGGACAGTCATAATTCCGGGGAGAGTAAAGATGTCCAGGGAATTTGTCTTGTGACGGGAGAAAGAGCAGAAATAGCAAGAATCCACAGAGGAATCAAAGGTGTTCCGGGTGCGCAGTCAAGTGGAGCGGCACTGGTTTCCTTTAATGCACCTGCGTTTGAGTCATATGGAAAGGAGCAAAGCTATAATGCTCCGGTAGGAACCTATGGAGAGTTTGCTTATACAACGGCACTGAATTATTTGTTATCGAACAGAACATATTCACTACAGATCGGGGATACGATGGTTGTTTTCTGGGCAGAAAGTGCAGAGACAGATTACCAGGCTGTATTTATGGGATGTATGGATTCACCTACAGATAATCAGGAGGAATTAAAGAGCCTTTTTGAACGGATACGGTTAGGACAGCCTGTAATATATCAGGGAAATGAATTGGATCCAGAACAAAGGTTTTATGTTCTTGGATTAGCGCCGAATGCGGCAAGATTATCCGTGCGGTTTTTCTATGAAAATTCATTTGGAAACATTTTGAAAAATATTTTTGCCCATTATAAGAGGATGGAGTTAATCAGACCCAAATGGGAACAGAAAGAGTATCTGAGCGTGAGGGAAATGCTGTTTGAAACGGTTAATAAAAAATCAACGGATAAAAAGCCAGTATCAAACATGGCTGCCATGACTTTTCGGGCAATTTTATCAGGCAGCAGATATCCGGAACGCTTGTATTCAGATACCTTGATTCGCATCCGTGCAGAGCAAGATGAAGGAAAACTTAATTGGAGAAGGATCGCCATTATAAAGGCATATTTAATGAGAAATCGTAACTGGGAGAAAGGAGAGGATTATATGGGATTGAATGAAGAAAGCAATGATATTGCGTATGTACTTGGAAGGCTGTTTTTTGTTTTGGAAGCGATACAGATAGAAGCAAATCCAGATATCCAGGCGACAATTCGAGACCGGTATTACAATTCAGCATGCGGAACACCTGCATCTGTATTTCCTATTTTGATCAAGCTCAAAAATAGTCATTTAAAAAAAATAGGAAGAGAGAAGGACGGAGCAAAAAAATATTATGAAAAACTTTTAGCTGAACTTATGTGGAAGATAGATTGTCAGAAAGGTTTTCCAAAACGATTGTCGTTGGAAGAGCAGGGAATGTTTGCAATCGGTTATTATCATCAGAAACAGAAAAAATATGAAAAAAGGGAGGAAAAATAA
- a CDS encoding GGDEF domain-containing protein, with product MTNPLYRDMANTDFMTELKNRNSYETDRQNLDAKKKWNGLTVAVIDVNNLKLVNDRLGHAVGDDCIVNAARVLQSVESQKVTAYRYGGDEFILLLENYSEPEKLLVRVKEKFAKYGDK from the coding sequence ATGACAAATCCATTATACAGAGACATGGCAAATACTGATTTTATGACAGAACTAAAGAACAGAAATTCTTATGAGACAGACCGGCAGAACCTGGATGCAAAGAAGAAATGGAATGGCCTGACAGTGGCAGTGATCGATGTGAACAATCTGAAGCTGGTAAATGATCGGCTGGGGCATGCTGTGGGTGATGATTGTATTGTGAATGCAGCACGGGTCCTGCAGAGTGTTGAATCTCAAAAAGTTACGGCGTATCGATACGGCGGAGATGAATTTATACTATTATTAGAAAATTATTCGGAACCGGAAAAGCTTCTTGTCCGTGTAAAAGAAAAGTTTGCAAAATACGGGGATAAATAG